From one Lactiplantibacillus paraplantarum genomic stretch:
- a CDS encoding MATE family efflux transporter produces the protein MNDLTRGKPLKLIFWFTIPLLIGNIFQQFYSLSDTLIVGQTLGVKALAAVGSTGSVQFLIIGFAQGLTAGLSILTAQHFGARDFKAVRRSFAISIVVSLIVGIILTILSLVFVDHILLVMQTPTDIIADARTFLQIMLGGMLAPIAFNLLSNIIRALGDSRTPLWFLIISALINIGLELLFILVFKWGIAGASWATILAQTIATLMCVVYIIVKVPILHIGRRHFKLVWSEVKAHLNVGLPMAFQMSIIAIGTIVLQAALNSLGTNSVAATTAAQKIDQVATQPLMSFGVTMATFAAQNYGAHKYERIITGVKQTMWLSGSFSVAAGLIEIIWGKQLVGFFVGHQDMAVLNLSQTYFNVIGSTYILLSMLFIMRNTLQGLGRSAIPTLAGAAELFMRVFAALILVRIFDYAGACSSEPLAWLGSCAVLLPAYIKSVHDLRQQARMEATVAEGAVPVLDDSEKS, from the coding sequence ATGAACGATTTAACAAGAGGGAAGCCGTTAAAATTAATTTTTTGGTTTACAATTCCGCTACTAATCGGTAACATTTTTCAGCAATTTTATAGTTTATCGGACACATTGATCGTTGGTCAGACACTCGGGGTTAAGGCTTTGGCTGCCGTTGGATCAACTGGGAGTGTTCAATTTTTGATTATTGGGTTCGCGCAAGGATTAACGGCCGGCCTATCGATATTGACCGCGCAACATTTTGGAGCACGTGATTTTAAAGCGGTGCGTCGTAGCTTTGCAATCAGTATCGTGGTCAGTTTAATCGTCGGCATCATTTTGACGATTCTCTCGTTAGTCTTTGTGGATCATATCTTGCTAGTGATGCAGACGCCAACCGATATTATTGCGGATGCACGAACGTTCTTGCAAATTATGCTGGGCGGGATGTTAGCGCCAATTGCGTTTAACCTATTGTCGAACATCATTCGCGCACTCGGTGATAGTCGGACGCCTCTATGGTTTTTGATTATTAGTGCCTTAATTAATATTGGCTTGGAACTGTTATTTATTTTGGTTTTTAAATGGGGCATTGCCGGGGCGAGCTGGGCGACGATCTTAGCGCAAACCATCGCAACACTCATGTGCGTGGTCTACATTATTGTTAAAGTACCCATCTTGCATATTGGTCGACGACACTTCAAGTTAGTTTGGTCAGAAGTGAAGGCACACCTGAATGTTGGGCTACCAATGGCCTTTCAGATGTCGATTATCGCGATTGGGACGATCGTATTACAAGCGGCACTGAATAGTCTTGGGACGAATTCAGTGGCAGCAACGACTGCAGCACAAAAGATTGATCAGGTTGCGACGCAGCCATTAATGTCGTTTGGTGTAACGATGGCGACATTTGCAGCGCAGAACTATGGCGCTCACAAGTATGAACGGATTATTACCGGGGTCAAACAAACCATGTGGTTGTCGGGGAGCTTCAGTGTGGCGGCCGGCTTGATTGAAATTATTTGGGGTAAACAGCTTGTAGGGTTCTTCGTCGGTCATCAAGACATGGCCGTTTTGAATCTGTCACAAACGTATTTTAACGTGATTGGTAGTACTTATATCCTATTGTCAATGTTATTTATCATGCGTAATACCTTGCAAGGATTAGGGCGCAGTGCAATTCCGACCTTAGCGGGTGCGGCGGAACTCTTCATGCGGGTCTTTGCAGCGTTGATTTTGGTCCGGATTTTTGACTATGCGGGAGCTTGTAGTTCGGAGCCGTTAGCTTGGTTAGGGTCATGTGCAGTGCTGTTACCGGCCTACATCAAGTCGGTTCATGATCTACGGCAGCAGGCACGTATGGAAGCTACTGTGGCTGAAGGTGCGGTGCCAGTATTAGACGATTCTGAAAAATCGTGA
- a CDS encoding DUF3284 domain-containing protein, whose product MQIIRTLNVTSTEFYNWLEKQLLAEIQTATGQVLAATSIKKGLTYTKSTTKSAAQLKIMIDDYQRGIKYQMTAISPLDTVTVTYLTTAKGAQTTVTFLEEIDSYQPQRHHWLLRTFSQTLLLGRMSDNLLQLEQQIIDHRVVPANLTE is encoded by the coding sequence ATGCAAATTATTCGAACGCTTAACGTTACGAGCACAGAATTCTATAACTGGTTAGAAAAACAATTACTTGCTGAAATTCAGACTGCCACTGGGCAAGTGCTGGCCGCAACGTCAATCAAGAAAGGACTCACTTACACTAAGTCGACTACCAAATCGGCTGCTCAACTCAAAATTATGATTGACGATTACCAGCGCGGCATTAAGTACCAGATGACAGCTATTTCACCGCTAGACACCGTGACCGTGACCTATTTAACAACGGCTAAAGGCGCACAAACGACGGTGACATTTTTAGAAGAGATTGATAGCTATCAGCCACAACGGCATCATTGGTTACTACGAACCTTTAGCCAAACTTTGTTACTCGGACGCATGTCTGATAATCTATTGCAGCTCGAACAACAAATTATTGATCACCGAGTAGTGCCTGCTAATCTCACCGAATGA
- a CDS encoding PTS sugar transporter subunit IIB, giving the protein MKSMNILLVCAGGMSTSILMKKLQQYRDEHGATGQIKAVGLSAYEDVYQDYDVILMGPQVAYRQSEVQTATGLPVAAIPPLDYAVGDSAHIFELAASLVQ; this is encoded by the coding sequence ATGAAATCAATGAACATATTATTAGTTTGTGCGGGTGGCATGTCAACCAGTATTTTAATGAAAAAATTGCAACAATATCGTGATGAACATGGTGCGACGGGACAAATCAAAGCCGTTGGTCTATCAGCCTATGAAGATGTCTATCAAGACTATGATGTTATTTTAATGGGCCCCCAAGTGGCGTATCGACAAAGTGAAGTGCAGACGGCCACCGGGTTGCCAGTTGCTGCGATTCCACCACTCGATTATGCGGTTGGGGATAGCGCACATATTTTTGAGCTAGCGGCCAGTCTTGTGCAATGA
- a CDS encoding PRD domain-containing protein, with protein METTRVLIYDLVRKLVLTDERYHDGVTAMVVATHLDMQRTNVSAALNGLVREQKLIKTKTRPVRFLLAVSDVQKPFLNLVGHLGSLQQAIKLANAAVLYPNGPLNIHVAANSGVGSTTFVHEIQNFAWQQGIPAADGATVVIKCRDYADDSQQLDRQLFGDQADLESSCWGKAQGGIVVIDHYEYLAGPQRAKLTTALEAVKNLKRPPLIILISGLTQQVMTMPQLMVKIELPDFKERPWSERWALIRHFLTIEAQQSKRTIRVTLPAARALILATYDQNLKALKTIITMACAQAYVRFMGDTDREVRIYLADLALSVQRALAHEREYQRELTTVFESADLLMTFDIASNVDRSRFRKMPKVNQRQLDSGTHPAVVEASPSVNTQARSIKSRDTLPQSVTNVERLAKIVSPDIIKIVTAWQPDCERLLGRPLSASVFNGLCLHINGLYRHMPASEQATNESHLQQQYVVEYEAAVKLAQILATKLALTISVAEVSLLATFLVAQAPTTSRHPVVLYVMHGEGTAQALMRTTNILSQVDNTYAYDIDLAAHSKHVMQALSRKICEIDDGAGVLVIYDMGSIKWMLAAIQAKTKVKIRMIQMPVTLVGLEAARKSARVTDLDDVYHLVTLALQQLTAEKTTKDELIITLCHSGEGGAAQIKDYIDQYSRLQMRVKSLAVGTRDELVATVLRLQQVYQIHAFVGTFDPQLFGIPFIPMTMIFEHSHQQLDQVLMFQPVSGRWGAYNQIYRYFKAQLEHAEVTKLQRVLPPLMDELTTLYQLTEDQQIGLFVHLGSMIERILAGKVVAATEQTRQLLAKYPEDYQRLRQCLRPVEQTFKLIVNDEMVATLLIILKQLC; from the coding sequence ATGGAGACAACACGGGTACTTATCTACGATTTAGTACGTAAATTAGTTTTAACAGACGAACGTTATCATGATGGGGTGACGGCGATGGTCGTTGCAACGCATCTTGACATGCAGCGAACGAATGTCAGTGCTGCCTTGAATGGCTTAGTTCGTGAGCAAAAGTTGATTAAAACTAAAACACGACCAGTGCGGTTTTTACTCGCCGTATCAGATGTCCAGAAGCCATTTCTTAACTTAGTTGGCCATTTGGGGAGCTTGCAGCAGGCAATCAAGTTAGCTAATGCGGCTGTTTTATATCCGAACGGTCCGTTGAATATTCACGTTGCAGCAAATAGTGGTGTTGGTAGCACGACGTTTGTACATGAAATTCAAAACTTTGCATGGCAGCAAGGAATCCCAGCAGCGGATGGTGCCACAGTAGTTATTAAATGTCGGGACTACGCGGATGATAGCCAACAACTTGACCGTCAACTATTTGGTGATCAAGCCGACCTTGAAAGCAGTTGCTGGGGAAAGGCTCAGGGTGGTATTGTTGTGATCGATCATTATGAATATTTAGCTGGTCCCCAGCGAGCGAAGCTGACGACCGCTTTGGAGGCCGTTAAGAACCTTAAGCGGCCGCCATTAATTATTCTCATTAGTGGGTTGACGCAACAAGTGATGACCATGCCTCAATTGATGGTCAAGATTGAGTTACCAGATTTTAAAGAGCGACCGTGGTCAGAACGATGGGCGTTGATTCGACACTTCTTAACCATAGAGGCGCAACAATCTAAGCGGACGATCCGGGTAACGTTACCTGCCGCACGGGCACTCATATTGGCAACTTACGATCAAAATCTGAAAGCATTGAAAACAATAATCACAATGGCTTGTGCCCAGGCCTATGTCCGGTTTATGGGTGATACTGACCGGGAAGTTCGGATTTACCTAGCAGATCTAGCACTGAGCGTTCAGCGGGCCTTGGCACATGAGCGCGAATATCAACGAGAATTGACGACGGTCTTTGAGTCGGCTGACTTATTGATGACATTTGACATAGCGTCAAATGTAGACCGCAGTAGATTTAGAAAAATGCCAAAGGTCAACCAACGGCAATTGGATTCTGGCACACACCCAGCAGTAGTAGAAGCATCACCATCAGTAAATACTCAAGCACGGTCTATCAAGAGCCGCGATACTTTACCGCAGTCAGTGACTAATGTGGAAAGATTAGCTAAAATCGTATCACCGGACATTATAAAAATTGTGACGGCCTGGCAACCAGATTGTGAACGATTACTAGGTCGACCTTTATCCGCGAGTGTCTTTAATGGACTGTGCTTACATATTAATGGGTTGTATCGGCACATGCCGGCGTCAGAACAAGCGACAAACGAGTCGCATTTACAGCAACAGTACGTGGTAGAATATGAGGCTGCCGTTAAACTAGCACAAATTTTGGCGACAAAACTAGCGCTGACTATTTCAGTGGCCGAAGTTAGTTTACTAGCAACCTTTTTAGTAGCTCAAGCACCAACCACTAGTCGGCATCCAGTTGTTCTATATGTTATGCATGGTGAGGGGACGGCACAAGCCTTGATGCGAACAACTAATATACTCAGTCAAGTGGACAATACCTATGCTTATGATATCGATTTAGCAGCTCATAGTAAGCATGTGATGCAAGCGTTGAGTCGTAAAATCTGTGAGATCGATGATGGTGCCGGCGTGTTAGTTATTTATGATATGGGGTCTATTAAGTGGATGCTAGCTGCGATTCAGGCTAAAACAAAGGTTAAAATTCGGATGATTCAAATGCCAGTTACTTTAGTTGGCCTAGAGGCGGCCCGTAAAAGTGCCCGTGTAACGGACTTAGATGATGTTTATCATCTTGTCACGCTGGCATTACAGCAGTTGACTGCCGAAAAGACGACCAAAGATGAATTGATCATTACCCTTTGTCATAGTGGTGAAGGTGGGGCGGCACAAATAAAGGATTATATTGATCAATATTCACGACTACAGATGCGCGTCAAGTCATTGGCGGTCGGAACTCGAGATGAGTTAGTGGCGACCGTGTTGCGATTGCAACAAGTTTATCAGATTCACGCGTTTGTTGGTACTTTTGATCCCCAGTTATTTGGCATTCCGTTCATTCCGATGACCATGATTTTTGAGCATTCCCATCAGCAGTTGGATCAGGTGCTGATGTTTCAACCGGTGTCCGGGCGGTGGGGCGCGTATAATCAAATTTATCGATATTTTAAAGCACAGCTAGAACATGCTGAAGTTACAAAGCTGCAGCGTGTTTTACCGCCGCTTATGGATGAACTGACAACTTTGTACCAATTAACTGAAGATCAGCAAATTGGATTATTTGTTCACTTAGGAAGTATGATTGAGCGTATTTTGGCAGGCAAAGTTGTTGCAGCTACGGAACAAACACGCCAGCTATTGGCCAAGTATCCAGAAGATTATCAACGGCTACGGCAGTGTTTACGACCAGTTGAACAGACATTTAAATTGATTGTGAACGATGAGATGGTGGCTACTTTGCTCATTATTTTAAAACAGTTGTGTTAA
- a CDS encoding GNAT family N-acetyltransferase yields MQFTTIPFDELTVQQLQQIYKLRVAVFVVEQTCPYQEVDDTDLIAWHLRGQDSTGQLLVYARLMREANHQARIGRVITNPEVRGQGYGQQLIRQAIDQIKMLWPTTTQINIQAQHYLDRFYRGFGFQPVSEVYLEDGIPHQDMILMLN; encoded by the coding sequence ATGCAATTTACAACAATTCCTTTTGATGAATTAACTGTTCAACAGTTACAACAGATTTATAAGTTGCGAGTGGCCGTTTTTGTGGTTGAACAGACGTGTCCATATCAAGAAGTCGATGATACGGATTTGATTGCTTGGCACTTGCGGGGACAAGATTCAACGGGGCAACTCTTAGTGTATGCACGTTTAATGCGTGAAGCAAATCACCAGGCGCGGATTGGTCGAGTGATTACTAATCCGGAAGTGCGCGGGCAGGGCTATGGGCAACAATTGATTCGGCAAGCTATTGATCAGATTAAAATGTTGTGGCCGACAACGACCCAAATTAACATTCAAGCGCAGCATTATTTGGATCGCTTCTACCGTGGCTTTGGTTTTCAACCAGTTTCTGAAGTTTATTTAGAAGATGGCATTCCCCATCAAGACATGATTTTGATGTTGAACTAG
- the argS gene encoding arginine--tRNA ligase: protein MDYKQLVAAALAPALPDLTQDAILDKIEQPKTSKQGDLAFPTFTLAKTLHKAPQMIASDIVEKVDDSDFEKVVAMGPYVNFFFKKAAFAADILGQVLTNGGHFGDGKLGEQGQVPIDMSSPNIAKPISMGHLRSTVIGNSLANILSKLDYQPVKINHLGDWGTQFGKLITAYKMWGSEAEVKADPINNLLKYYVRFHKEDVDHPEMDDEAREWFKKLENGDEEATHLWSWFRSESLKAFKKIYQRLDIDFDSFKGEAFYNDKMQEVVDILEDKHLLQESQGAEVVDLSKYDLNPALIKKSDGATLYITRDLAAAIYRKRTYDFVQSLYVVGNEQTNHFKQLKAVLTEMGFDWADQIHHIPFGLITSGGKKLSTRSGRVILLDKVLDDAVTLAHEQIEAKNPDLPNKDEVADAVGIGAVVFHDLKNERMNSFDFNLEEVVRFEGETGPYVQYAHARAESILRKAGSPEIAATDQTLSDPAAWDTLKLLSEFPATVVRASTEYEPSVIAKYAIHLAKAFNKYYANTKILVEDDELNARLALVKSVSIVLKEALRLLGVKAPDEM, encoded by the coding sequence ATGGATTATAAACAACTTGTAGCGGCGGCTTTAGCACCAGCACTACCAGATTTAACACAGGATGCGATCTTAGATAAGATCGAGCAGCCCAAAACGTCGAAGCAAGGCGATTTGGCCTTTCCAACTTTTACTTTAGCCAAAACGTTACACAAAGCACCACAAATGATTGCGAGCGATATTGTTGAAAAGGTTGATGATAGTGACTTTGAAAAAGTTGTTGCGATGGGCCCGTATGTCAACTTCTTCTTCAAGAAGGCCGCCTTTGCGGCCGATATTTTAGGTCAAGTATTGACGAATGGCGGGCATTTTGGTGACGGCAAACTTGGCGAGCAGGGGCAAGTACCTATTGATATGTCATCGCCAAATATTGCTAAACCAATTTCGATGGGCCATTTACGTTCAACGGTGATTGGGAATTCCTTGGCGAATATCTTAAGTAAATTGGATTACCAACCTGTTAAGATCAATCATTTAGGTGACTGGGGCACGCAATTCGGTAAATTGATCACGGCCTACAAGATGTGGGGGAGTGAAGCCGAAGTTAAAGCTGATCCTATCAATAATTTATTAAAGTATTACGTGCGTTTCCATAAAGAAGATGTTGATCATCCTGAAATGGACGACGAAGCCCGTGAATGGTTTAAAAAGTTGGAAAATGGGGACGAAGAGGCGACTCATCTTTGGTCATGGTTCCGGTCTGAATCGTTGAAAGCTTTCAAGAAGATTTATCAGCGCTTAGATATCGACTTTGACTCGTTCAAGGGAGAAGCCTTTTACAATGATAAGATGCAAGAAGTCGTGGATATTTTAGAAGACAAACACCTCTTACAAGAAAGCCAGGGCGCGGAAGTTGTTGACTTAAGCAAGTATGACTTGAACCCAGCCTTGATCAAGAAGTCGGATGGTGCGACCCTATACATCACGCGGGATTTGGCTGCTGCGATTTACCGGAAGCGGACTTACGATTTCGTGCAATCATTGTACGTGGTCGGTAACGAACAAACTAATCACTTTAAGCAATTAAAGGCTGTTTTAACTGAAATGGGCTTCGACTGGGCTGACCAGATCCACCACATTCCATTTGGTTTGATTACTTCGGGCGGTAAGAAGTTGTCAACTCGGAGTGGTCGGGTCATCTTGCTTGATAAAGTGTTGGATGATGCGGTTACTTTAGCCCATGAACAGATTGAAGCTAAGAACCCTGACTTGCCTAACAAGGATGAAGTTGCGGATGCTGTTGGGATTGGGGCCGTGGTTTTCCATGACTTGAAGAACGAACGAATGAATAGCTTTGATTTCAACTTGGAAGAAGTGGTTCGCTTTGAAGGTGAAACTGGTCCGTACGTTCAGTATGCCCACGCCCGCGCTGAAAGTATCTTGCGCAAGGCTGGTAGCCCTGAAATTGCGGCAACTGACCAGACATTAAGTGATCCTGCTGCTTGGGATACCTTGAAGCTATTGAGTGAGTTCCCAGCAACGGTGGTTCGTGCCAGCACGGAATACGAACCATCGGTCATTGCTAAGTATGCGATTCATTTAGCCAAAGCTTTTAATAAGTATTATGCGAATACTAAGATTTTGGTTGAGGACGATGAATTAAATGCTCGTTTAGCTTTAGTTAAGAGTGTCAGCATCGTCTTGAAGGAAGCTTTACGTTTGCTTGGTGTTAAGGCACCAGATGAAATGTAA
- a CDS encoding PTS lactose/cellobiose transporter subunit IIA, translating into MTQNDNSAIQDIAMAMIAYSGEGRTLAFNALDAMHRDDYLEAQALLKQSSEALVKAHDVQTKLLVAEANGQQVTINILLIHSQDHFMTSLLANELIAEILKVYHKFEGMVIS; encoded by the coding sequence ATGACTCAAAACGATAATTCAGCAATTCAAGATATTGCGATGGCAATGATTGCCTATTCTGGTGAGGGACGGACGTTGGCTTTTAACGCCTTAGATGCCATGCATCGTGACGACTATCTAGAAGCACAAGCATTATTAAAACAATCTAGTGAAGCGTTGGTGAAAGCCCATGATGTTCAAACCAAACTGCTTGTAGCCGAAGCAAATGGTCAGCAGGTCACCATCAATATCTTATTGATCCATTCTCAGGATCATTTCATGACAAGCCTGTTAGCCAATGAGTTAATTGCGGAGATATTAAAGGTGTATCACAAGTTTGAAGGGATGGTCATATCATGA
- a CDS encoding ATP-binding cassette domain-containing protein, translated as MSYLELTNICKNYQIGKQTFNVLKGIDLQFELGEFVAIVGESGGGKTTLMNIIGGLDHDFEGTVKIAGQPLDYRHERQLDQYRREIIGYISQSYNLISHLTVLENVMLALDMTKLSHGERRRQAHELLANVGLASQSKKYPQQLSGGQKQRVAIARALAGDPRILIADEPTGALDADNTADVMRILQKIAHAGRLVICVTHSQQVAGAATRVAQLVNGKIKARSGDVKKRAAEPTRPQLAAQPLPWWASVMMAFKHMRHTWTWNTLIVIGTAIGLFAVMLFNGLGTGIKGYIGHEMNTLVDPQSIMVMHQADNAKDRDEQAAAVYDPAVAGGIAARMPVFTNSQIKALRDLKHVVAVEPGISATNATIAIGQEKFAAPELTTWTSNDPTSQLKVGHVAGNNQIVLDESSIAQKWSATNWRQLVGRTVTVSYQTFNQKGKPVTVTRPLTVAGIVDGSSEVGLNAVNYTTMQAMRSAAQVSSQPTFVTVRITSRAQNQVVVNEINHLMINGKRPFAATSIAATLDSFNTYVNIATKVLAAIAGTSLVVSALMIIVTMFMSVSARMREIGILRSLGERRRDIRRLFTSEALMLGVISATFATGLAYLAARGLNHGLSKLTGGYALVQIQLGNVLTIFVLALVIAWLAAILPARRAARANPIKALAAE; from the coding sequence ATGAGTTACTTAGAATTGACCAATATTTGTAAGAACTATCAAATTGGAAAACAGACATTTAACGTTTTGAAGGGGATTGATCTACAGTTTGAACTTGGTGAATTTGTCGCAATTGTTGGTGAATCTGGCGGTGGCAAGACCACGCTGATGAATATTATTGGTGGGCTAGATCATGACTTTGAAGGTACTGTCAAGATTGCGGGCCAGCCCTTAGATTACCGCCATGAACGCCAGTTAGACCAGTATCGACGCGAGATTATCGGTTATATTTCGCAAAGTTATAACTTAATTAGTCATTTGACAGTACTAGAGAATGTCATGTTAGCACTAGATATGACCAAGCTGAGCCATGGTGAACGTCGCCGTCAAGCGCACGAATTACTAGCAAACGTTGGCTTGGCTTCACAAAGCAAAAAGTATCCGCAACAATTGTCAGGTGGTCAAAAGCAACGGGTTGCGATTGCTCGCGCCTTAGCTGGCGATCCTCGAATTCTGATTGCCGATGAACCAACTGGGGCCTTGGATGCCGATAACACGGCAGATGTTATGAGGATACTACAAAAAATTGCCCATGCCGGCCGCTTGGTGATCTGTGTAACGCATTCACAGCAAGTTGCTGGGGCTGCCACACGGGTTGCCCAATTAGTGAACGGAAAAATCAAGGCACGATCAGGGGATGTGAAAAAGCGCGCTGCTGAACCAACTCGACCGCAACTTGCGGCCCAGCCATTACCTTGGTGGGCATCTGTTATGATGGCTTTTAAACATATGCGGCATACTTGGACTTGGAACACGTTAATTGTTATAGGAACGGCGATTGGGCTATTTGCGGTCATGCTTTTTAACGGCCTAGGAACGGGTATTAAGGGCTACATTGGCCATGAAATGAACACTTTGGTGGATCCACAGTCAATTATGGTCATGCATCAAGCAGACAATGCCAAAGACCGGGATGAGCAAGCGGCGGCGGTCTATGATCCGGCCGTGGCTGGCGGTATTGCAGCGCGTATGCCGGTCTTTACCAATTCCCAAATTAAGGCATTACGTGATCTTAAACACGTTGTAGCCGTGGAACCAGGCATCTCAGCAACCAATGCAACGATTGCGATTGGTCAAGAGAAGTTTGCAGCGCCTGAATTGACGACTTGGACAAGCAATGATCCAACTAGCCAGTTAAAGGTGGGCCACGTGGCTGGTAATAATCAAATCGTATTAGATGAGTCATCGATTGCACAAAAGTGGTCAGCGACGAATTGGCGGCAGTTGGTTGGACGGACGGTGACGGTGAGTTATCAGACATTTAATCAGAAGGGGAAGCCCGTAACGGTAACGCGGCCGTTGACGGTAGCTGGAATTGTGGACGGTTCATCTGAAGTTGGGTTAAATGCGGTCAATTATACAACGATGCAGGCGATGCGTTCGGCAGCCCAAGTATCGAGTCAGCCGACGTTCGTAACGGTTCGGATTACGAGTCGGGCGCAAAACCAAGTCGTTGTTAATGAAATCAATCACTTGATGATTAATGGTAAGCGCCCATTTGCAGCGACTAGTATTGCAGCCACCTTGGATTCATTCAATACTTATGTCAATATTGCCACCAAAGTATTAGCGGCAATTGCGGGTACCTCACTAGTTGTGTCCGCATTAATGATTATTGTGACTATGTTCATGTCAGTTAGTGCTCGTATGCGAGAAATCGGTATTTTACGGTCATTAGGGGAGCGCCGCCGCGATATTCGCCGGTTATTTACAAGTGAGGCGTTGATGTTAGGTGTTATCAGCGCAACCTTCGCGACTGGATTGGCCTACTTGGCAGCGCGAGGGCTGAACCATGGTTTGTCAAAACTAACCGGGGGCTATGCCCTGGTTCAGATTCAGCTTGGCAATGTGCTGACGATTTTTGTATTAGCACTAGTCATCGCGTGGCTTGCAGCTATTTTACCAGCACGGCGCGCCGCACGGGCTAACCCAATCAAGGCACTTGCAGCAGAATAG